Proteins from one Rhinopithecus roxellana isolate Shanxi Qingling chromosome 20, ASM756505v1, whole genome shotgun sequence genomic window:
- the UMOD gene encoding uromodulin, whose translation MGQPSLTWVLLLLVASWFITIAATDSSEARWCSECHSNATCKEDEAATTCTCKEGFTGDGLTCVDVDECAIPGAHNCSANSRCVNTPGSFSCVCHEGFRLSPGLGCTDVDECAEPGLSHCHALATCVNVVGNYSCVCPTGYWGDGWHCECSPGSCGPGLDCVPEGDALVCADPCQAHRILDEYWRSTEYGEGYSCDTDLRGWYRFVGQSGVRLAETCVPILRCNTAAPMWLNGSHPSSDQGIVSRKACAHWSGHCCLWDASIQVKACAGGYYVYNLTAPPECHLAYCTDPTSVEGTCEECSIDEDCKSNNGRWHCQCKQDFNITDISLLEHRLECGANDMKVSLGKCELKSLGFEKVFMYLSDSRCSGFNDRDNRDWMSVVTPTRDGPCGTVLTRNETHATYSNTLYLADEIIIRDRNIKINFACSYPLDMKVSLKTSLQPMVSVLNIRVGGTGMFTVRMALFQSPSYTQPYEGSSVTLSTEAFLYVGTILDGGDLSRFALLMTNCYATPSGNATDPLKYFIIQDRCPQTKDSTIQVVENGESSQGRFSVQMFRFAGNYDLVYLHCEVYLCDTMNEKCKPTCSGTRFRSESVIDQSRVLNLGPITRKGVQATVSRAAFSSLGLLKVWLPLLLSATLTLTFQ comes from the exons ATGGGACAGCCATCTCTGACTTGGGTGCTGTTGTTGTTGGTGGCCTCTTGGTTCATCACAATTGCAGCCACTGACTCCTCAGAAGCAA GATGGTGCTCTGAATGTCACAGCAATGCCACCTGCAAGGAGGATGAGGCCGCCACAACGTGCACCTGTAAGGAGGGCTTCACCGGCGACGGTCTGACCTGCGTGGACGTGGATGAATGCGCCATTCCTGGGGCTCACAACTGCTCCGCCAACAGCCGCTGCGTAAACACGCCAGGCTCCTTCTCCTGCGTCTGCCACGAAGGCTTCCGCCTGTCGCCCGGGCTCGGCTGCACAGACGTGGATGAGTGCGCAGAGCCTGGGCTTAGCCACTGCCACGCCCTGGCCACCTGTGTCAATGTGGTGGGCAACTACTCGTGCGTATGCCCCACGGGCTACTGGGGGGATGGATGGCACTGTGAGTGTTCCCCGGGCTCCTGCGGGCCGGGGCTGGACTGCGTGCCCGAGGGCGACGCGCTTGTGTGCGCGGATCCGTGCCAGGCGCACCGCATCCTGGACGAGTACTGGCGCAGCACCGAGTACGGGGAGGGCTACTCCTGCGACACGGACCTGCGCGGCTGGTACCGCTTCGTGGGCCAGAGCGGTGTGCGCCTGGCCGAGACCTGCGTGCCAATCCTGCGCTGCAACACGGCCGCCCCCATGTGGCTCAACGGCTCGCATCCGTCCAGCGACCAGGGCATTGTGAGCCGCAAGGCCTGCGCGCACTGGAGCGGCCACTGCTGCCTGTGGGATGCGTCCATCCAGGTGAAGGCCTGTGCCGGCGGCTACTACGTCTACAACCTGACGGCGCCCCCCGAGTGTCACCTGGCATACTGCACAG ACCCCACCTCCGTGGAGGGGACGTGTGAGGAGTGCAGTATAGACGAAGACTGCAAATCGAATAATGGCAGATGGCACTGCCAGTGCAAACAGGACTTCAACATCACTG ATATCTCCCTCCTGGAGCACAGGCTGGAATGTGGGGCCAATGACATGAAGGTGTCCCTGGGCAAGTGCGAGCTGAAGAGTCTTGGCTTCGAGAAGGTCTTCATGTACTTGAGTGACAGCCGGTGCTCAGGCTTCAATGACAGAGACAACCGGGACTGGATGTCCGTAGTGACCCCAACCCGGGATGGCCCCTGTGGGACAGTGTTGACG AGGAATGAAACCCACGCCACTTACAGCAACACCCTCTACCTGGCAGATGAGATCATCATCCGTGACCGCAACATCAAAATCAACTTTGCATGTTCCTACCCCCTGGACATGAAAGTCAGCCTGAAGACCTCCCTACAGCCAATGGTCAG TGTCCTAAACATCAGAGTGGGCGGGACCGGCATGTTCACCGTGCGGATGGCCCTCTTCCAGAGCCCTTCCTACACGCAGCCCTATGAAGGCTCCTCCGTGACGCTGTCCACTGAGGCTTTTCTCTATGTGGGCACGATATTGGATGGGGGTGACCTGTCCCGATTTGCACTGCTCATGACCAACTGCTATGCCACGCCCAGTGGCAATGCCACGGACCCCCTGAAGTACTTCATCATCCAGGACAG ATGCCCACAGACTAAAGACTCAACTATCCAAGTGGTGGAGAACGGGGAGTCCTCCCAAGGCCGATTTTCCGTCCAGATGTTCCGGTTTGCTGGAAACTATGACCTAGTCTATCTGCACTGTGAAGTCTATCTCTGTGACACCATGAATGAAAAGTGCAAGCCT ACCTGCTCTGGGACCAGATTCCGAAGTGAGAGTGTCATAGACCAATCCCGTGTCCTGAACTTGGGTCCCATCACACGGAAAG GTGTCCAGGCCACAGTCTCAAGAGCTGCTTTTAGCAGCTTGG